One region of Flavobacterium pisciphilum genomic DNA includes:
- a CDS encoding YwqJ-related putative deaminase has product MRNKIKIYLTLWIILFAFLNVNAQCETIIKFFKDDLYTSDKLVAFAEKDPQKAFDSWKVLYNEKTGLTKNVEELSLVAKNLDEINDVGGYLKWKKLENIQSTEIKLLGESKIRDIPGLSTTENSIVYTEGNKIIDEVAKMSNSSKPGAGSILLKDSKFTSAVSNKTGLKEGELPESLHPLVYDWFKNPSLNAEELIRRGQHGKCAEPEAISKWLYEYEKRTKIKIKTKDEARDVLKGTKSIAFETTNKGAKNKTIIAEIGEIKPACLSCNPFLDFFGIEEIKVNVNIKIE; this is encoded by the coding sequence ATGAGAAATAAAATAAAAATATATTTAACTTTATGGATCATATTGTTTGCATTTTTAAACGTAAATGCACAATGTGAAACTATTATAAAGTTCTTTAAAGATGACCTATATACATCAGATAAACTTGTAGCTTTTGCCGAAAAAGACCCGCAAAAGGCTTTTGATTCCTGGAAAGTACTCTATAATGAAAAAACTGGTCTAACCAAAAATGTAGAAGAACTTAGTCTGGTTGCAAAAAATCTTGATGAAATTAATGACGTTGGTGGGTATTTGAAGTGGAAAAAGCTAGAGAATATTCAAAGTACAGAAATAAAATTACTCGGTGAATCAAAAATCAGAGATATTCCAGGATTATCGACTACAGAAAATTCAATTGTATATACTGAAGGAAATAAGATAATCGATGAAGTAGCAAAAATGTCAAATAGTAGTAAACCAGGAGCAGGTAGTATTTTATTAAAAGACTCTAAATTCACTTCTGCTGTGAGTAACAAAACAGGGTTAAAGGAAGGTGAATTACCTGAAAGTCTCCATCCATTAGTATATGATTGGTTTAAAAACCCTTCTCTAAACGCTGAAGAATTAATAAGACGAGGACAACATGGAAAATGTGCAGAGCCTGAGGCTATTTCTAAATGGTTATATGAATACGAAAAAAGAACAAAAATAAAAATTAAGACAAAAGATGAGGCCAGAGATGTTTTAAAAGGGACAAAATCAATTGCATTTGAGACAACAAATAAAGGCGCAAAAAATAAAACTATTATTGCTGAAATTGGAGAGATAAAACCAGCTTGCTTAAGTTGTAATCCATTTTTAGATTTCTTCGGAATAGAGGAAATAAAAGTAAATGTTAATATAAAAATCGAATAA
- a CDS encoding fibronectin type III domain-containing protein, with translation MLKKLRLQLFITLSFLLLAFAGTAQTFPVTISTQLTQPSPIYLSNYADATTINSPIKVQLILNDLTISNRQVRLKCYFQGNGISFLTNDFVVGARPLHLEGGFPLQLTNIDLAPYFQFQNIQGINPNQYAQALPEGIYSFSVEVYDFATGKKLSRKTSVTTIIFQNDPPFLNLPLNNASIMQQNIQNIIFSWTPRQINVSNVEYEFALVEIWDKYTPVQNAFAYSPPLYTTTTRTTTLQYSLSEPQLIPGRRYAWRIKAKALANAEEVGVFKNNGYSEIYSFTYEVFCTAPLAIETTSISQDQAKITWSGDIANYDYQVNYREKNASSEWYKLVTPREYATISNLKPNTTYEYTVGASCDLGKYTHSNTKEFTTMASDEIAFVGCGIKPDPNDLANKTPLPDLFPNDVVTAGDFPIVVLHSSGSNGTFSGDGYVTLPFLEKFRKLIDAADALGGEKTNIGKFSRIRITFNNIGVNTDFKLISGEIIASYDPTWSGVGDLDPLINDVFGDIGNIVQKDIQFVIDKVVKNPDGTITVTGPDGVSFIEPKTANDIIFTDKDGKQYAVPPNAPPGDIAQTGQLAPGGIPTSKNTNGMGSGGDVAQISSEDVTILFSKGNGFYAFDVAPATDNGNLSKTYETIPQKNGNPYKVSYKAISDSPNSTDIVTATATFKNGKTKDDIVFKTQTGTEIKSTWSGNTATIDVKRTLDFAKETIIATVKPTASKDPKDPKAIAGNYDIAGTMNMWHLSQKNINLKVISINNASITNVENDLNAIYNKAGVKFNVSTQNVNLPSSYYPKNTIECGDSGWLAQYTAEQQAIIAYIKTQITYEKDSYYVLVTNIPSSKGLAGFMPLKRQFGFIFSKATDKEEDKGSTTKTIAHELGHGVFGLQHPFTEYKTTSPTDLLMDYGTGTEFSHNDWQVLHAPGLQLYLFQGDEAGENIVTSIEIPNDFLNLDKKTLSFITSQGQIVSIPKDKLIKYEFTYGSVTGDRNNPKDNTYNNNTKTGSLERFTLKIDEKTSLEYIIDSNKGYVNKNGEVYKDLTDFSKVNGFIYPLINENSNYAIFKLSLNPTIEHETLSQYKSGATNDLSLIDFINKISPYSTKFLVPLNKELKANVSVCSWCYNKDTQEMLKTHFGKPEQLWVNKIAEMRVVYPKFFERFTDTYYTQPTSSIYSPIGNTITYKWNENFRTESSNPEGWRGNIKKYDFINVRFNDNNKSKYFEKYFQYFDTSLNEQIKLNNECLKTLFDTKITSINEEQIACLKLATELEFQKLESNKALELVQILLKRNLWSNEEEKIIVDIIKYAKFDSDVLISLLETHNQKMEITSTVSTPMGLSPGPLVEKDFPLWYVFFEKVNDSNFLFSGNNRKELMKVFYQYYLKSNRFKNDYKAINDKYATLSINDLSVKDSKFKIIEHDYQNIFRRGWSDMKNSFSNDLVIGMFYEYDENSDKFNSVTTSYDAKSRGITIEQNIKRGLFNNKIKSKSTNLPFDLILFKNYSEQDLLGDFKAYKDKNHITELPVPAIIIHYASEVGREQTQSDIIQTSVDVITLAIPGGQFTTLGRALFYADKISSISSMAGTAFRETNPELATFFNRASLATGVLSVTDLAMPNKWTKISALPIEDALRTGALTETLVQVEKNSLDFAKYINEEFPAREFNQLSKDTKEAIIITINKDIEYLKVTGKIENIAILNKAIGKLKLEKVIENTVTFPANFPVNLKSKLIAWKDDKLVNEFILLYKDEKILNQFNTNLELADLWKKWGIKGVKNIDELSTISRIEKLNRGTFEAFETTVGSANMNQKVEAYKLWGDKDWDGLYNFFHADPKNLINGGWPPYSGFVKIERELGPSEIIANGGLFDRFQNPRVDKADGKVTEVIELGGGFASPVKLDEYNKIDIPFTYDSRALLEDIQEGMVYIKFRIKKADGLKFRYGDAIPWKNKNGVSQQGLAKQVESSTMKFHDEAFINGIHYDIVQRSVFRGGRWVDDIEDLTFRVDKLIKNIDCK, from the coding sequence ATGTTAAAAAAACTACGATTACAACTATTCATAACCCTTAGCTTCTTGCTTTTGGCTTTTGCAGGTACAGCACAAACATTTCCTGTTACGATAAGTACACAACTTACACAGCCATCACCTATTTACCTAAGTAATTATGCTGATGCTACGACTATAAATAGTCCAATAAAAGTGCAATTAATTCTTAACGATTTAACGATTTCTAATCGTCAAGTACGACTTAAATGCTATTTTCAAGGTAACGGAATTTCTTTTCTTACCAATGATTTCGTAGTTGGAGCAAGACCACTTCATCTTGAAGGAGGATTTCCATTACAACTTACTAATATAGATTTAGCACCTTATTTCCAGTTTCAAAACATACAAGGAATTAATCCAAATCAATATGCACAAGCACTTCCTGAAGGTATTTACTCTTTTTCAGTAGAAGTATATGATTTTGCAACTGGCAAAAAATTGTCTCGCAAGACTAGCGTTACTACCATTATTTTCCAAAACGATCCGCCATTCCTTAATCTACCACTGAATAATGCTTCGATTATGCAGCAAAATATTCAGAATATTATTTTTAGCTGGACACCGCGCCAAATAAATGTAAGCAATGTAGAATATGAGTTCGCATTGGTAGAAATCTGGGATAAATACACTCCAGTACAAAATGCCTTTGCCTACTCTCCTCCTCTTTATACCACTACTACAAGAACCACAACATTACAATATAGCCTATCTGAACCTCAACTAATCCCTGGAAGAAGATATGCTTGGAGAATAAAAGCAAAAGCACTCGCAAATGCTGAAGAGGTTGGTGTATTTAAAAACAATGGCTATAGCGAAATTTATTCTTTTACCTACGAAGTGTTTTGTACTGCACCTCTTGCAATAGAAACTACGAGTATAAGTCAAGATCAAGCTAAAATCACTTGGAGTGGCGATATTGCCAATTATGATTACCAAGTAAATTACCGTGAAAAGAATGCCAGCTCAGAATGGTATAAATTAGTTACCCCACGTGAATATGCAACAATAAGTAATTTAAAACCCAATACTACTTACGAGTATACTGTAGGAGCTTCTTGCGATTTAGGTAAATATACGCATAGTAACACTAAAGAATTCACCACTATGGCTAGTGATGAAATTGCTTTTGTAGGCTGCGGAATAAAACCAGATCCGAATGATTTAGCCAATAAAACTCCTTTACCAGATCTTTTCCCTAATGATGTTGTTACAGCAGGTGATTTCCCTATTGTAGTACTGCATTCTTCAGGTAGTAACGGTACATTTTCGGGAGATGGTTACGTAACACTACCATTCTTAGAGAAATTCCGAAAACTCATCGATGCAGCCGATGCATTGGGTGGAGAAAAAACCAATATTGGAAAATTCTCCCGCATCCGAATTACATTTAACAATATTGGTGTTAATACCGATTTCAAGTTAATTTCAGGAGAAATAATAGCTAGTTATGATCCTACATGGAGCGGTGTAGGTGATTTAGATCCATTAATAAATGATGTATTTGGTGATATAGGTAATATTGTACAGAAAGACATACAATTTGTCATCGACAAAGTTGTAAAAAATCCAGATGGTACTATTACTGTAACTGGACCAGATGGTGTCTCGTTTATAGAGCCTAAAACAGCTAATGACATAATATTTACCGATAAAGATGGTAAACAATATGCAGTTCCTCCAAATGCACCTCCTGGAGATATTGCACAAACAGGACAATTAGCTCCTGGAGGAATACCTACATCTAAAAATACAAATGGAATGGGTTCTGGTGGAGATGTAGCACAAATCTCTTCTGAGGATGTTACCATTCTATTTTCTAAAGGCAATGGATTTTATGCTTTTGATGTTGCTCCTGCAACAGATAACGGTAACCTGAGTAAAACATACGAAACAATTCCGCAAAAAAATGGAAATCCATATAAAGTAAGTTACAAAGCAATTTCTGATAGCCCAAATAGTACAGATATTGTAACTGCAACTGCAACATTCAAAAATGGAAAAACTAAAGACGATATCGTCTTTAAAACCCAAACCGGAACAGAGATAAAATCTACTTGGTCTGGTAATACAGCAACCATAGATGTAAAACGCACTTTAGATTTTGCTAAAGAAACCATTATTGCAACTGTAAAACCTACTGCTTCAAAAGATCCGAAAGATCCGAAAGCAATTGCAGGAAACTATGATATTGCAGGAACCATGAATATGTGGCACCTATCTCAAAAAAACATTAACCTAAAAGTAATAAGCATTAATAACGCTTCAATTACTAATGTTGAAAATGATCTTAATGCCATATACAACAAAGCTGGAGTTAAATTTAATGTATCAACTCAAAATGTAAATTTACCTAGCAGTTATTACCCTAAAAATACTATCGAATGTGGTGACAGTGGATGGCTAGCACAATATACTGCAGAACAACAGGCAATAATAGCTTACATAAAAACACAAATAACCTACGAAAAAGATTCGTATTATGTTTTAGTTACAAATATTCCTTCATCTAAAGGTTTAGCTGGTTTTATGCCACTAAAACGCCAATTTGGATTCATATTTAGTAAAGCAACAGATAAAGAAGAAGACAAAGGCAGTACTACAAAAACCATTGCACACGAATTAGGACATGGTGTTTTTGGATTGCAACACCCGTTCACAGAATACAAAACTACCTCTCCTACTGATCTACTAATGGATTATGGTACAGGAACGGAATTTAGTCACAATGATTGGCAGGTTCTTCATGCTCCAGGACTGCAATTATATCTGTTTCAAGGAGATGAAGCTGGTGAAAATATTGTAACATCAATCGAAATCCCTAATGATTTTTTAAATTTAGATAAGAAAACATTATCCTTTATAACAAGCCAAGGACAAATAGTCTCTATACCTAAGGACAAGTTAATTAAATATGAATTCACTTATGGGTCAGTTACAGGCGATAGAAATAATCCTAAAGATAACACATACAATAATAATACTAAAACAGGTAGTTTAGAACGTTTTACATTAAAGATTGATGAAAAAACATCACTGGAGTATATAATCGATTCAAATAAAGGATATGTAAATAAAAATGGCGAAGTATATAAAGATTTAACTGATTTCAGTAAAGTAAATGGATTCATTTATCCATTGATTAACGAAAATTCAAATTATGCAATATTCAAATTATCATTAAATCCTACAATTGAACACGAAACTCTATCTCAATATAAAAGTGGGGCTACGAACGATTTAAGTCTTATTGATTTTATAAATAAAATATCACCATACTCTACCAAATTCTTAGTCCCTTTAAATAAAGAACTCAAAGCAAATGTAAGCGTATGTTCTTGGTGTTATAATAAAGACACCCAAGAAATGCTAAAAACTCATTTTGGAAAACCTGAACAATTATGGGTAAATAAAATAGCCGAGATGCGAGTTGTTTATCCTAAATTCTTTGAGAGATTTACTGATACTTATTATACCCAACCCACTTCCTCAATATATTCACCTATTGGAAATACAATTACCTACAAGTGGAATGAAAATTTTAGAACAGAAAGCAGTAACCCTGAAGGATGGAGAGGAAACATTAAAAAATATGATTTTATCAATGTAAGATTTAATGACAATAATAAATCTAAATACTTTGAGAAATACTTTCAATATTTTGATACCTCGTTAAACGAGCAAATTAAACTTAACAATGAATGTTTAAAGACTTTATTTGATACTAAAATAACTTCTATAAATGAAGAACAAATAGCATGTTTAAAATTAGCTACTGAGTTAGAATTCCAAAAATTAGAATCAAACAAAGCATTAGAACTTGTTCAAATCTTACTAAAGAGAAATTTATGGAGCAATGAGGAAGAAAAAATTATAGTTGACATTATAAAATATGCCAAATTTGACAGTGACGTTTTAATTAGTTTATTAGAAACTCATAATCAAAAGATGGAAATAACGTCAACTGTTTCAACTCCTATGGGATTAAGCCCAGGTCCTTTAGTTGAAAAAGACTTCCCTCTATGGTATGTTTTTTTTGAAAAAGTAAATGATAGTAACTTTCTTTTCTCTGGAAATAATAGAAAAGAATTAATGAAAGTATTTTATCAATATTATCTAAAAAGTAATCGTTTTAAAAATGATTACAAAGCAATTAATGATAAATATGCAACTCTTTCTATAAATGATTTATCTGTTAAAGATTCTAAGTTTAAAATTATAGAACATGATTATCAAAATATTTTTAGAAGAGGTTGGTCTGACATGAAAAATAGTTTTTCAAATGATTTGGTCATTGGAATGTTTTATGAATATGATGAGAACTCGGATAAATTTAATTCAGTTACAACTTCATACGATGCAAAGTCAAGAGGAATTACAATTGAGCAAAATATAAAAAGAGGTTTATTTAATAATAAAATAAAATCAAAAAGTACAAATCTACCTTTTGACTTAATTTTATTTAAAAACTATTCAGAACAAGATTTATTAGGGGATTTTAAAGCCTATAAAGATAAAAACCACATCACAGAATTACCTGTTCCTGCTATAATAATACATTATGCAAGCGAAGTCGGCAGAGAACAAACTCAAAGTGATATTATTCAAACGTCAGTAGATGTAATTACGCTCGCAATACCAGGTGGTCAATTTACAACCTTAGGTAGAGCACTTTTTTATGCTGATAAAATAAGTTCAATTTCTAGCATGGCTGGCACAGCTTTTAGAGAAACCAATCCTGAGTTAGCCACTTTCTTTAACAGAGCAAGTTTAGCCACAGGAGTATTGTCTGTTACAGATTTAGCAATGCCGAACAAATGGACAAAAATTTCTGCCTTGCCTATTGAAGATGCACTAAGAACTGGTGCATTGACAGAAACACTGGTACAGGTAGAAAAAAACTCACTAGATTTTGCTAAATATATAAATGAAGAATTCCCTGCTAGAGAATTTAATCAACTTTCTAAAGATACAAAGGAAGCAATAATTATAACTATAAATAAAGACATTGAATACCTAAAAGTCACTGGGAAAATAGAAAACATTGCAATACTTAATAAAGCAATTGGAAAGCTTAAATTGGAAAAAGTAATTGAAAATACGGTTACTTTTCCAGCAAACTTTCCCGTTAATTTAAAATCAAAACTAATAGCTTGGAAAGATGATAAGCTTGTTAATGAATTTATCTTATTGTATAAAGATGAAAAAATATTAAACCAATTTAATACAAATTTAGAACTTGCTGACCTATGGAAAAAATGGGGAATTAAAGGAGTAAAAAATATAGATGAACTTTCCACTATCTCGAGAATTGAAAAGCTAAATAGAGGTACCTTTGAAGCGTTTGAGACAACGGTAGGATCTGCTAACATGAATCAAAAAGTTGAAGCATATAAATTATGGGGCGACAAAGATTGGGATGGGCTATATAATTTTTTCCATGCAGATCCAAAAAACTTAATAAATGGAGGTTGGCCACCTTATAGCGGATTCGTTAAAATTGAAAGGGAACTAGGCCCCTCTGAAATTATTGCAAATGGTGGTTTGTTTGATCGTTTTCAAAATCCAAGAGTGGATAAAGCAGATGGCAAAGTTACTGAAGTAATAGAATTAGGTGGAGGTTTTGCGAGTCCTGTAAAACTTGATGAATATAATAAAATTGATATACCTTTCACCTATGATTCACGAGCCTTACTAGAAGATATACAAGAAGGAATGGTATATATAAAATTTAGAATAAAAAAAGCAGACGGTTTAAAATTTAGATATGGAGATGCAATACCTTGGAAAAATAAAAATGGTGTCTCACAACAAGGATTAGCAAAACAAGTTGAATCTTCTACTATGAAATTCCACGATGAGGCTTTTATAAATGGAATACATTATGATATTGTTCAGCGCTCCGTTTTTCGAGGAGGAAGATGGGTAGATGATATAGAAGATTTAACTTTTAGAGTAGATAAATTAATAAAAAATATTGATTGTAAATGA